In Corylus avellana chromosome ca2, CavTom2PMs-1.0, the following proteins share a genomic window:
- the LOC132172776 gene encoding uncharacterized protein LOC132172776: MKSALISTNSLHPFAPFGAHISSKPKNPNVFCIKPITLPAILSSKSQPKPSRLVALCASHNASLSNAELKGRGVEEIPSEDFVEDENSQSRWNVEVGSPSVPPNVVPAAKLSLSDQAFFLLAFIACTTSVAFTSLVIAAVPTLYAMGRAATSLSKLADTAREELPSTMAAIRLSGMEISDLTLELSDLSQEIADGVSKSAQAVQAAEAGIRQIGALARQQTMSMIQERASLPIISLQPVVARAAKKTSNAVGQATKTFMNIISRGEFSSENEEDSGIDRVEI; the protein is encoded by the exons ATGAAATCTGCTCTTATAAGCACTAATTCCTTGCACCCATTTGCTCCGTTCGGTGCGCATATATCCTCTAAGCCAAAGAATCCCAACGTATTCTGCATAAAACCCATTACTTTGCCCGCCATACTCTCCTCGAAATCCCAGCCCAAGCCATCCAGATTGGTTGCGTTATGCGCTTCACATAACGCAAGCCTTTCGAATGCCGAACTGAAGGGTCGTGGGGTGGAGGAGATTCCGAGTGAAGACTTTGTTGAAGATGAGAATTCACAAAGTCGATGGAATGTGGAAGTGGGGAGCCCCAGTGTTCCGCCCAATGTTGTGCCGGCGGCCAAGTTGAGCTTGAGTGACCAAGCTTTCTTTCTCCTGGCCTTCATTGCTTGCACG ACTTCTGTGGCATTTACTAGCCTTGTTATTGCAGCTGTCCCAACACTATAT GCTATGGGAAGAGCTGCAACATCTCTTTCAAAGCTAGCAGATACAGCTCGTGAAGAGCTCCCCAGTACAATGGCTGCCATTAGGCTGTCTGGCATGGAGATCAGTGACCTTACGCTGGAACTAAGTGACTTAAG CCAAGAGATAGCTGATGGAGTCAGTAAATCAGCTCAAGCTGTGCAAGCGGCAGAAGCTGGAATTCGTCAAATCGGTGCACTTGCTCGCCAGCAAACTATGT CAATGATTCAAGAGAGAGCTAGCCTGCCCATCATCTCTTTGCAACCCGTCGTTGCCAGAGCTGCAAAGAAGACTTCTAATGCTGTTGGCCAAGCCACAAAGACCTTCATGAATATCATCTCTCGAGGGGAGTTCAGCTCAGAGAACGAAGAGGACAGTGGAATTGATAGAGTGGAAATTTAA